Within Hydrogenobacter sp., the genomic segment TAAAGGAGAAAAGGATACTATGCTTCTCAAAGGCATTAAATTTTTATTCACAACATTTTTTGTAAATGCGAGGTTGGGTTGCCCACTAAAGGGAAGGGACAGGATATACTGATAAGGTGCGTAGGTAAAGCTTCCCAAGAAACTATATCCCCCCTCCAGATACCAGCTGAGTAAGAGTCTTCCGCTGTAAAAGGTATAGTTTCTGAAAGAAAACTTCACTTGGTTCTCTTTGTCTATACTGTCAAAGTTATCAAACCTCGGGTTGTTGTAACTCTTTGGTCTATAACTGTAAAATACTTCAAACACGTTCTTAAGATCAAGCTTCCCCCACCTTTTGTCAAAAAATAGAGGGAGTCGCTCAACAAAGTGAAATGTAGAAAAGCTTTTATCCATACCAGTGGAGTTGGAATTCAGGTAAAGACCGTTTTCAAAGGTAAGAGTAGAGTAAAAGGTTCTACCGAGAAGATTTACAGGCAGAGCAAATTCTGGAAAAAGGATCATTCTACCGGCTCTTGGTCCTGTATCTCTGTAAAAATTTGTGTAACCTAAGGTAGCGTTGAAGTACAGGTTCTTGAAAATTTGGGTATCTTTGTAATAGAGACCTATCTCCGGTAGTCTTTGAAGAGTTTGTTTGTTATTGGGTGATGTTGTATCGTAAAATTCCCTCGCATTAACTGTAAATAGAAACTTGTCACTTTCTTTTACATAAGAGATGTAGGATGTCAGATAAGGTACAGTCCTGTCTTTTGTATGCAGATAAACATCTTGAAGAAAGTAAGGATCAGATAAGGTATCCACCCCCGCTTTAAAACTACCTAAACTCAGATCAAACTTCAATCTGTATCTGTTTTCCCTGAAAGTGGTCATATCTCTACCTTCCCACCACTTGCCGGGAGGTGTAGGCTCTTTGTAAATACT encodes:
- the lptD gene encoding LPS assembly protein LptD, with the translated sequence SIYKEPTPPGKWWEGRDMTTFRENRYRLKFDLSLGSFKAGVDTLSDPYFLQDVYLHTKDRTVPYLTSYISYVKESDKFLFTVNAREFYDTTSPNNKQTLQRLPEIGLYYKDTQIFKNLYFNATLGYTNFYRDTGPRAGRMILFPEFALPVNLLGRTFYSTLTFENGLYLNSNSTGMDKSFSTFHFVERLPLFFDKRWGKLDLKNVFEVFYSYRPKSYNNPRFDNFDSIDKENQVKFSFRNYTFYSGRLLLSWYLEGGYSFLGSFTYAPYQYILSLPFSGQPNLAFTKNVVNKNLMPLRSIVSFSPLPFMSINSDILYDPNNSRFLNNTSYMNLNFKNSNLTLGYVQSKDFLGNRLTDQTLISANSLYKHMNVNLGLIHDNRINKDLLRQVRLDYTGACWSLGLLLRDTYDGNRKKYIKEVFLAFNVFDLQRFILPLKR